One segment of Pontibacter akesuensis DNA contains the following:
- a CDS encoding DUF3987 domain-containing protein, producing MEQPQQDTQAQPDTLTPDFTQADLILEELRKEPAPAASKAKSPAANPFPVQAFPQAVQRIIRATNESLRFPLDFIATSMLTAAATAIGNTHTAYVMPGWQEGAVLYAALVAPPGSNKSHPLTFAFAPLAKRDDESYHRYAQERKEYDMLQGMSRKQRDPAAEEIEKPVLSKNLVSDFTQEALTEAHSHNPRGVCVVADELAGFIKNLNRYTSGGDVEFWLSAWSGKTVSVDRLSRISLRIKRPFIPIVGTIQNGVLLQLARDGKSDNGFIDRFLFAMPQQVRKERWSDLTLDAAHAYNWEKCISFLTDLRLEKDEWDTPVPRQLRFSPAAWARLQEWQAVNTDLCNAAESEALQGVYTKLESYAIRFALVLQLMAWACNEDGKEAIELKAVEGAILLAEYFRATARVVQRIVRNEDPLDRYSQGQRNLYAQLPQHFTTAEGLLAAERHGMPERTFKKFLSEKTLFTKVSHGQYEKQL from the coding sequence ATGGAGCAACCACAACAAGACACACAGGCGCAGCCGGACACGCTGACGCCCGATTTCACGCAGGCGGACCTTATCCTAGAGGAGCTGCGAAAGGAGCCCGCACCCGCGGCATCAAAAGCTAAGAGCCCGGCGGCAAACCCGTTCCCGGTGCAGGCCTTCCCGCAGGCCGTGCAGCGGATCATCCGCGCCACCAACGAGAGCCTGCGCTTCCCGCTGGACTTCATCGCCACCTCCATGCTCACTGCGGCGGCCACGGCCATCGGCAACACGCACACGGCCTATGTGATGCCGGGATGGCAGGAGGGCGCCGTGCTGTACGCTGCGCTCGTGGCCCCGCCCGGCTCGAACAAGAGCCATCCGCTCACCTTTGCCTTCGCACCCCTGGCAAAGCGCGACGACGAGTCCTACCACCGCTACGCCCAGGAGCGGAAGGAGTACGACATGCTGCAGGGCATGAGCCGCAAGCAGCGTGATCCTGCGGCGGAGGAAATCGAGAAGCCGGTGCTAAGCAAGAACCTGGTGTCGGACTTCACCCAGGAGGCCTTGACCGAGGCGCACAGCCACAACCCCAGGGGCGTGTGCGTGGTGGCCGACGAGCTGGCCGGCTTCATCAAGAACCTCAACCGCTACACAAGTGGCGGCGACGTGGAGTTCTGGCTCAGCGCCTGGAGCGGCAAGACCGTGAGCGTGGACCGCCTCTCGCGCATCTCGCTGCGCATCAAGCGGCCCTTCATCCCCATAGTCGGAACGATCCAGAATGGGGTACTGCTGCAGCTGGCCAGGGACGGCAAGTCCGACAACGGCTTTATAGACAGGTTCCTCTTCGCCATGCCCCAGCAGGTACGCAAGGAAAGGTGGAGCGATCTCACCCTCGACGCGGCCCACGCCTACAACTGGGAAAAGTGCATCTCGTTTCTGACGGACCTGAGGCTGGAGAAGGACGAGTGGGATACGCCCGTGCCGCGCCAGCTGCGCTTCTCCCCCGCCGCCTGGGCAAGGCTGCAGGAGTGGCAGGCGGTGAACACGGATCTCTGCAACGCAGCCGAGAGCGAGGCACTGCAGGGCGTCTACACGAAGCTGGAGTCCTACGCCATCCGCTTCGCGCTGGTGTTGCAGCTGATGGCCTGGGCCTGCAACGAGGACGGGAAGGAGGCGATAGAGCTGAAGGCCGTGGAGGGGGCCATACTGCTGGCCGAGTACTTCCGCGCCACGGCAAGGGTGGTGCAGCGCATCGTGCGCAACGAGGACCCGCTCGACCGCTACAGCCAGGGGCAGCGAAACCTTTACGCGCAGCTGCCGCAGCACTTCACCACGGCCGAGGGACTGCTTGCGGCCGAGCGGCACGGAATGCCTGAACGGACGTTCAAGAAGTTCCTGTCGGAGAAGACGCTCTTCACCAAGGTAAGCCACGGGCAGTATGAAAAGCAGCTTTAA
- a CDS encoding FRG domain-containing protein, with protein MRKENDIIAESWLHLQEVLFQHSWNSEIGRFRSSYVFRGACCKEYWLDTSISRIGSRYDEFEPHILRNFKKYAHSNATPVNSVWNWLAVAQHHGLPTRLLDWTYSPYVALHFATADLNRYHEDGAVWCINYVKAKEELPKPMKDALTKEGSNVFTPEVLEPVCSSLSELQSLQEDEFVVFLEPPTLDARIMHQYALFSMMSHAKADLTQWLGQHPELYYRVIIPKELKWEVRDKLDQANITERVLFPGLTGLSQWLKRHYTHT; from the coding sequence ATGAGAAAAGAGAACGACATCATCGCCGAGAGCTGGCTGCACTTACAGGAAGTGCTGTTTCAACACAGCTGGAACAGCGAGATCGGACGCTTCAGGTCATCGTATGTGTTCAGGGGGGCCTGTTGTAAAGAGTACTGGCTGGATACCAGCATTTCGCGGATTGGCAGCCGCTACGATGAATTTGAGCCGCACATACTCCGTAATTTCAAAAAATACGCTCACAGCAACGCCACCCCCGTTAACTCGGTGTGGAACTGGCTGGCCGTAGCGCAGCACCATGGCCTGCCCACCCGCCTCCTCGACTGGACATACTCTCCGTACGTAGCGCTGCACTTTGCCACAGCGGACCTGAACAGGTACCACGAAGACGGGGCTGTGTGGTGTATCAATTACGTGAAAGCAAAGGAGGAACTGCCGAAACCCATGAAGGACGCGTTGACCAAGGAAGGCTCCAATGTATTTACGCCGGAGGTGCTGGAGCCTGTTTGCTCCTCGCTTTCAGAACTACAAAGTTTGCAGGAGGATGAATTTGTGGTGTTTCTGGAGCCTCCCACGCTCGATGCCCGCATCATGCACCAGTACGCGCTCTTCTCTATGATGTCGCACGCCAAAGCGGACCTAACCCAGTGGCTGGGGCAGCACCCTGAGCTGTACTACCGCGTGATTATCCCAAAGGAACTTAAGTGGGAGGTGCGCGACAAACTGGACCAGGCGAATATTACGGAGCGCGTACTTTTCCCAGGTCTTACAGGGCTGAGCCAGTGGTTAAAGCGCCATTACACCCACACCTGA
- a CDS encoding DUF1206 domain-containing protein yields MTDIASIFPSVPHKWTKRLARVGLAAKGAVYFLLGVLALMVAFGLGNGRGVSRKHVFLFIEELAFGRLLVGLLAIGLASYCAWRLLQACADTEGKGTDWKGILYRLRYAASGTFYSLLAFGAGKLALGGGGSGIRQAVIGQLLQRPLGLLLVIGGGLVVALAGVFQIYQGLSEHYTTKVREQQLSPGVEETMIKTGKVGYVARGTVWGIVGYLLLRAAFTAQQRPTGGAFQFLESMPYGSYLLGTVAVGLICYSFFVFIQARFRYSSK; encoded by the coding sequence ATGACTGACATCGCATCCATTTTCCCCTCTGTTCCCCACAAATGGACCAAGCGACTCGCCCGCGTAGGCCTTGCTGCCAAAGGCGCCGTCTACTTCCTGCTGGGGGTGTTGGCTCTTATGGTGGCCTTCGGGCTTGGCAACGGCAGGGGTGTCAGCAGGAAACACGTCTTTCTCTTTATAGAGGAACTAGCCTTTGGTAGGCTCTTGGTGGGGCTCTTGGCCATCGGTCTTGCGAGCTACTGCGCCTGGAGGCTGCTGCAGGCCTGTGCTGACACGGAAGGAAAGGGGACTGACTGGAAAGGCATCCTGTACCGGTTGCGGTACGCGGCCAGCGGAACGTTTTATAGCCTACTTGCCTTTGGGGCCGGCAAGCTGGCTCTCGGCGGCGGCGGGTCCGGCATCAGACAGGCCGTGATCGGGCAGCTGCTGCAAAGGCCGCTAGGACTGCTGCTGGTGATAGGGGGTGGCTTGGTCGTCGCGCTAGCCGGTGTTTTCCAGATCTACCAGGGCCTTTCAGAGCATTATACCACCAAAGTGCGGGAGCAACAACTTAGTCCAGGGGTGGAGGAGACAATGATTAAAACCGGCAAGGTAGGCTATGTGGCCCGAGGGACTGTGTGGGGCATCGTCGGTTATCTGCTGCTGCGGGCTGCCTTTACGGCACAGCAGCGGCCAACCGGAGGGGCTTTCCAATTTCTAGAGAGTATGCCCTATGGGTCCTATCTTCTGGGGACCGTGGCCGTGGGCCTGATCTGTTACAGCTTTTTTGTTTTCATACAGGCAAGGTTCCGGTACAGCAGCAAGTAG
- a CDS encoding class I SAM-dependent DNA methyltransferase has translation MQHTVLRPKQALNKAYLRNKTSRTEMEQFKEALSTLLDSIDLTESEEHVKNHLRDFLKGTFYGKHGVNTKGKTDLVIHTGANTKSPAGVLLEVKRPTNKADMPTRESLNCKAMHELVLYYLRERVEHKNNDLKQLAITSVHEWFVFDALEFDRLFYRNGQLRRDFTDWSQGKKSGNSTDFFYKEIAAPYIAKLQESITFTHFNLKDYEKPLRNKDLKDDVKLVALYKLLSPAHLLKESFTNDANSLDPGFYLELLHIIGLEEVKEGGRKLIQRKAKPDGGSLLEAAYQKLKSEDLISGLDNPYSYGSTREEQLFSVALELCITWMNRILFLKLLEAQLASYHHGDKAYVFMRHDNLKEFDDLNELFFDVLAERPENRSANVRHKYSHIPYLNSSLFETTALEKRTLRISNLKDNSRLPLYAKTVLRDVSGKPLIKSQPDMRTLEYLLRFLASYDFGAEGKEEIQEENKTLITASVLGLIFEKINGYRDGSFYTPGFITMYMSREAIRRAVARRFAEKYGWGSGSDKNGLTFESLQLHIHQNYSLENIREYNQLINGIRVCDPAVGSGHYLVSALNELIVIKHELRLLLSRQGKPLHYGGIEVANDELIITDLHGDPFSYTVTDHADGHRTVNPQVQELQEALFHEKQTIIENCLFGVDINPNSVKICRLRLWIELLKNAYYQQQETGNYTQLQTLPNIDINIKQGNSLLSRYPLSADLQEAFGKKGHSLQAYREAVLKYKHTNSKDDKKRLVAFLDEIKQGFRTSLSNRDPLRKALSKIRGELAMLDNNIDLFGNKFKKEEDRVWEKKRLVKLLEQKEKEVEDIEANAMFQNAFEWRFEFPEVLDEQGSFTGFDVVIGNPPYIRQEELGSFKVYLKKAYSTFAGTADLYVYFVERGIELLREGGQFSYILPNKWMRAGYGQSLRTWLQNHTLVQLLDFGDLPVFEEATTYPLILAVAKYKPEAGYTFEAATINTLKYEQGMEAYVQQHKYEVQADLLPDSGWTLSDSTAQQLLEKLKNTGTPLGEYVEGKIYRGVLTGLNEAFVIDEATKDRLIAEDSRSAEIIKPFLAGRDVKRYQPPKSDKHLILFPAGFTKSKIGNANEQKAWEWIQQNYTAVARFLAPFADKARKRADKGNYWWELRACAYYDEFEKPKILFQEIATFNAFAWDVSGAYSNNKTFIVPDADLYLLGLLNSKVVWYFINQIASKLQGGALAMQTPYTFQIPIVSDDEESKVSITQLVEQILSIKQADAAADTSKLEAKIDVLVYRLYHLTYEEVLLVDPGFALSRDQYEFAPAFVAKV, from the coding sequence ATGCAGCACACAGTACTACGGCCGAAGCAGGCACTAAACAAGGCATACCTCCGTAACAAGACATCACGCACTGAGATGGAGCAGTTCAAGGAGGCGCTCAGCACCCTGCTCGACAGCATCGACTTGACCGAGAGCGAGGAGCACGTAAAGAACCACCTGCGCGACTTCCTGAAAGGCACGTTCTACGGAAAGCACGGCGTGAACACCAAAGGCAAGACGGACCTGGTGATACACACCGGCGCCAATACCAAGAGCCCTGCCGGCGTGCTGCTGGAGGTGAAGCGGCCTACTAACAAGGCCGACATGCCTACCCGCGAGAGCCTGAACTGTAAGGCCATGCACGAGCTGGTGCTGTATTACCTGCGCGAGCGGGTGGAGCACAAGAACAACGACCTCAAGCAGCTCGCCATCACCAGCGTGCACGAGTGGTTTGTGTTCGATGCCCTGGAGTTCGACCGCCTGTTTTACCGCAACGGCCAGCTGAGGCGGGATTTCACCGACTGGAGCCAGGGCAAGAAGTCCGGCAATAGCACCGACTTCTTCTACAAGGAGATAGCCGCGCCTTACATAGCCAAGCTGCAGGAGAGCATCACCTTCACACATTTCAACCTGAAGGATTACGAGAAGCCGCTGCGCAACAAGGACCTGAAGGACGACGTGAAGCTGGTGGCGCTGTACAAGCTGCTCTCGCCGGCGCACCTGCTCAAGGAATCCTTCACCAACGATGCCAACTCACTGGACCCCGGCTTTTACCTGGAGCTGCTGCACATCATCGGCCTGGAGGAGGTGAAGGAGGGTGGCCGTAAGCTGATCCAGCGCAAGGCAAAGCCCGACGGCGGCTCACTGCTGGAGGCTGCCTACCAGAAGCTAAAATCCGAGGATTTGATCAGCGGCCTGGATAACCCCTACAGCTACGGCAGCACCCGCGAGGAGCAGCTGTTCAGCGTGGCCCTGGAGCTGTGCATCACTTGGATGAACCGCATCCTGTTCCTGAAACTGCTGGAGGCGCAGCTGGCCAGCTACCACCACGGCGACAAGGCCTACGTGTTCATGCGCCACGATAACCTGAAGGAGTTTGACGATTTGAACGAGCTGTTCTTCGACGTGCTGGCGGAGCGGCCCGAGAACCGCAGCGCCAACGTGCGCCACAAGTATAGCCACATCCCGTACCTCAACTCTTCGCTGTTCGAGACCACGGCCCTGGAGAAACGCACGCTGCGTATCTCCAACCTGAAGGACAACAGCCGCCTGCCGCTTTACGCCAAGACCGTGCTGCGTGACGTGTCGGGCAAGCCGCTGATCAAAAGCCAGCCCGACATGCGCACGCTGGAGTACCTGCTGCGCTTTCTGGCCAGCTACGACTTTGGGGCCGAGGGCAAGGAGGAGATACAGGAGGAGAACAAGACGCTGATCACGGCCTCGGTGCTGGGGCTGATCTTCGAGAAGATAAACGGCTACCGCGACGGCTCCTTCTACACGCCCGGCTTCATCACCATGTACATGAGCCGCGAGGCTATTAGGCGGGCCGTGGCGCGGCGCTTTGCCGAGAAGTATGGCTGGGGATCTGGTTCGGATAAAAACGGACTCACGTTCGAATCCCTGCAGCTCCACATACACCAGAACTACAGCTTAGAAAACATAAGGGAGTACAACCAGCTCATCAACGGCATCCGGGTCTGCGACCCGGCCGTGGGCTCGGGGCACTACCTGGTGAGCGCCCTGAACGAGCTGATTGTGATAAAGCATGAGCTGAGACTGCTGCTGAGCCGGCAGGGAAAGCCGCTGCACTATGGAGGCATAGAGGTGGCTAACGACGAGCTGATCATAACCGACCTGCACGGCGATCCTTTCAGCTACACCGTGACTGACCATGCAGACGGGCACCGCACAGTAAACCCTCAGGTGCAGGAGCTGCAGGAGGCGCTTTTCCATGAGAAGCAGACCATCATCGAGAACTGCCTGTTCGGCGTGGACATCAACCCGAACTCGGTGAAGATATGCCGCCTGCGCCTCTGGATAGAGCTGCTCAAGAACGCCTACTACCAGCAGCAGGAAACAGGCAACTACACCCAGCTGCAGACGCTTCCCAACATCGACATTAACATAAAGCAGGGCAATTCGCTGCTGAGCCGCTACCCGCTCTCGGCCGACCTGCAGGAGGCATTCGGCAAGAAGGGCCACAGCCTGCAAGCCTACCGCGAGGCGGTGCTGAAGTACAAGCACACCAACTCCAAAGATGACAAGAAGCGGCTGGTGGCTTTCCTGGACGAGATTAAGCAGGGCTTCAGAACCTCTTTGTCTAACCGCGACCCGCTTCGCAAGGCTCTGTCCAAGATCAGGGGGGAGCTGGCCATGCTGGACAACAACATCGACCTGTTTGGCAACAAGTTTAAGAAAGAGGAGGACAGGGTTTGGGAGAAAAAGCGGTTGGTGAAGCTACTGGAGCAGAAGGAAAAAGAGGTGGAGGACATAGAGGCCAACGCCATGTTTCAGAACGCCTTTGAGTGGCGGTTTGAATTCCCGGAGGTGCTGGACGAGCAGGGTAGCTTTACTGGTTTTGATGTGGTGATCGGAAACCCGCCGTACATACGGCAGGAGGAGCTAGGCAGCTTTAAAGTATACTTGAAGAAGGCCTATAGCACCTTTGCTGGCACCGCCGACCTGTATGTTTACTTTGTGGAGCGTGGCATAGAGCTGCTGCGCGAGGGCGGGCAGTTCAGCTACATTTTGCCTAACAAATGGATGCGCGCCGGTTACGGACAGTCGCTGCGAACCTGGCTCCAAAACCATACGTTGGTGCAGCTGCTGGACTTCGGCGATCTGCCTGTGTTTGAGGAAGCCACCACATACCCGCTCATACTTGCCGTGGCAAAGTATAAACCTGAGGCTGGCTATACTTTTGAGGCCGCCACTATAAACACCCTAAAGTATGAGCAGGGGATGGAGGCATACGTGCAGCAACACAAGTATGAAGTGCAGGCCGACTTGCTGCCCGACTCCGGTTGGACACTCTCCGATAGCACCGCACAGCAACTGCTGGAGAAGCTGAAAAACACCGGCACGCCGCTTGGCGAGTATGTGGAGGGTAAAATTTACCGTGGCGTTCTGACTGGCCTTAATGAGGCTTTTGTAATTGATGAAGCCACCAAAGATCGCCTCATTGCTGAAGACTCGCGAAGTGCAGAAATCATAAAACCATTTCTGGCTGGCCGTGATGTGAAACGGTATCAGCCACCTAAGTCGGATAAACATCTTATACTTTTTCCTGCTGGATTCACGAAAAGTAAGATTGGTAACGCGAATGAACAAAAGGCTTGGGAGTGGATACAGCAGAACTATACTGCTGTAGCTCGATTTTTGGCCCCCTTTGCTGATAAGGCAAGAAAGCGTGCTGATAAAGGTAATTACTGGTGGGAATTGAGAGCCTGTGCATACTATGACGAGTTTGAGAAGCCAAAGATTCTTTTTCAGGAAATTGCCACTTTCAATGCTTTTGCTTGGGATGTATCAGGCGCTTATTCCAACAACAAGACTTTTATAGTTCCGGATGCTGATTTATACTTGCTTGGTCTGCTTAACTCTAAAGTAGTTTGGTACTTCATAAACCAGATTGCTTCAAAACTTCAGGGTGGAGCTTTAGCCATGCAAACACCTTATACTTTCCAAATTCCTATAGTTTCTGATGACGAAGAATCGAAAGTAAGTATAACGCAGCTGGTGGAGCAGATACTAAGTATAAAACAAGCCGATGCCGCTGCCGACACATCAAAACTGGAGGCTAAAATAGATGTGCTGGTGTACCGCCTCTACCACCTCACCTATGAGGAGGTGCTATTGGTAGACCCCGGCTTTGCCCTCAGCCGTGACCAATATGAGTTTGCTCCGGCCTTTGTGGCCAAAGTTTAG
- a CDS encoding DUF6371 domain-containing protein, with the protein MSRYRYILEPYGSGRNTRHACPGCGKKREFTRYIDTDTGNYVHETVGSCNRQSKCGYSYSPRQFYEDNPWLAESGNTGATDRLPKSNMAVRGRQHQKPSSGNNGQHFVASLSAQSNKAQQPSCVPLEVLQESRRHYGQNNFVQYLISKLGVETAEKLVSLYHIGTSKRWPGATVFWQIDQQGKIRTGKIMLYNKITGKRVKKPYDHIDWAHRHLKQEDYCLRQCLFGEHLLRQFPKKPVAVVESEKTAIICSLMLPRYIWLALGGLFMLTAERCSVLQGRDVTLFPDLGGYEKWRQKAQELQNIVSLTVSDLLERIANERQRQEGLDIADFLLATV; encoded by the coding sequence ATGAGCCGGTACAGATACATCCTTGAGCCCTACGGCAGCGGCCGGAACACACGCCACGCTTGCCCCGGCTGCGGAAAGAAAAGGGAGTTCACGCGCTACATAGACACCGACACGGGCAATTACGTGCACGAGACGGTGGGGAGCTGCAACAGGCAGAGCAAGTGCGGCTATAGCTACTCGCCGAGGCAGTTCTATGAGGATAACCCGTGGCTTGCCGAGAGCGGCAACACCGGGGCAACAGACCGGTTGCCAAAAAGCAACATGGCTGTCAGAGGTCGGCAACACCAGAAACCATCTAGTGGCAACAACGGGCAACACTTTGTTGCTTCGCTGTCTGCGCAAAGCAACAAAGCGCAACAGCCCTCCTGCGTGCCGTTGGAGGTGCTGCAGGAAAGCCGCAGGCACTACGGGCAGAATAACTTTGTGCAGTATCTCATAAGCAAGCTAGGAGTAGAAACAGCCGAAAAACTTGTCTCGCTATACCATATCGGCACCTCCAAAAGGTGGCCCGGGGCCACGGTTTTTTGGCAGATCGACCAACAGGGAAAAATCAGGACGGGAAAGATCATGCTCTACAACAAGATTACGGGCAAAAGGGTCAAGAAGCCGTATGACCACATCGATTGGGCGCACCGGCATCTTAAGCAGGAGGATTACTGCCTCAGGCAGTGCCTGTTCGGAGAGCACCTGCTGCGGCAGTTCCCCAAAAAGCCGGTGGCCGTGGTGGAGAGCGAGAAGACGGCCATTATCTGCTCATTGATGCTGCCAAGGTACATATGGCTGGCGTTGGGCGGCCTCTTTATGTTGACGGCGGAGCGGTGCAGTGTGCTCCAGGGCAGGGACGTCACGCTCTTCCCGGATTTAGGAGGTTACGAGAAGTGGCGCCAGAAAGCGCAGGAGCTACAAAATATCGTTTCCTTAACGGTTTCTGACCTTTTGGAGCGGATTGCCAACGAGCGGCAAAGGCAGGAGGGTTTGGATATAGCCGACTTCCTGCTGGCCACCGTTTAA
- a CDS encoding UbiA prenyltransferase family protein, producing the protein MTQFLRHNFLKFTVRFIQIIIVFPMAVLLSFYIHPYNSMEYELHFLLCLMLAAAISVVVTKYSRKLIVVMFFGILGMFWFNSTFEDQTFDGIYDDYNAMMVNMTSNPHKVSYFKPVRGTYFQNQRVKSAMQPTHPQVRAFAVENSTRYFHDEYYRKFGKLTRYFSLFKHIRLNWKYVNDPLGMDYYSPPTESMSLLAGDCDDYAILMASSVMAIGGEARVVISPTHMYTEVKMGSVDDLEQVSYAVRTLFPDEVAGGKIHFHETGDDLWINFDYTASHPGGPFLEPELYSVITFEK; encoded by the coding sequence ATGACGCAGTTTCTACGACATAATTTTTTGAAGTTCACCGTGCGGTTCATTCAAATCATCATTGTGTTCCCAATGGCCGTGCTGCTCAGCTTCTACATTCACCCTTACAATTCGATGGAGTATGAGCTGCACTTCCTGCTGTGCCTGATGCTGGCAGCTGCAATCTCTGTAGTTGTAACCAAGTATAGCCGCAAGCTTATTGTTGTCATGTTCTTCGGCATCCTGGGCATGTTCTGGTTTAACAGCACGTTTGAAGACCAGACGTTTGATGGCATTTACGATGATTACAATGCCATGATGGTGAACATGACGAGTAACCCGCATAAGGTTTCTTATTTCAAGCCTGTGCGCGGCACCTATTTTCAGAACCAACGCGTGAAAAGCGCCATGCAACCCACGCACCCTCAGGTCCGGGCTTTCGCCGTTGAGAACTCCACACGCTACTTTCATGACGAGTACTACCGCAAGTTCGGTAAACTTACCCGCTACTTTTCGCTTTTCAAGCACATTCGCCTTAATTGGAAATATGTAAACGACCCGCTCGGCATGGACTACTACTCTCCTCCTACTGAAAGTATGAGCCTGCTTGCCGGCGACTGTGACGACTACGCTATCTTAATGGCTTCATCAGTAATGGCCATCGGAGGCGAGGCCCGCGTGGTGATATCGCCGACCCACATGTACACCGAGGTGAAAATGGGATCTGTAGATGACCTGGAGCAAGTGAGTTATGCGGTGCGTACGCTCTTTCCAGATGAGGTGGCTGGGGGTAAAATCCATTTCCATGAAACAGGAGACGACCTTTGGATTAATTTCGATTATACTGCCTCCCATCCAGGCGGCCCATTTCTGGAGCCAGAACTTTACAGCGTAATAACCTTCGAGAAGTAA
- a CDS encoding manganese catalase family protein: protein MFYHDNKLQYKVRVDKPNPAFANMLQQAIGGIEGEIRVCLQYLFQAWGSRGPQKYRDMLMETGTEEIAHIEMLATAVALNLEGAPMSMKDEMAKDQVIGAVMGGMNPRHVLSSGLAAMAVDSNGVPFNGSWVVGSGNLAADMYANVMAESTGRLLATRLWEATDDTGMKDMLAFLIARDTMHQNQWLAVLEELGGLNGVHPIPNSFPQTEENQENNYNFVSTRVNDMDGTAERMRNARWGNGTSMDGKGTFTVTPAMPKGDVPQLAPPDPRGHAQVEQMTGSDGSLLDKAKNIL, encoded by the coding sequence ATGTTCTATCATGATAACAAACTACAGTACAAAGTAAGAGTCGACAAGCCTAATCCCGCTTTCGCCAACATGCTCCAGCAAGCCATAGGGGGCATAGAAGGGGAAATCCGGGTTTGCCTACAATACCTGTTTCAGGCCTGGGGCTCCCGCGGGCCGCAAAAGTACCGCGACATGCTGATGGAGACCGGAACCGAGGAAATTGCACACATAGAGATGCTCGCCACAGCAGTCGCCCTGAATTTGGAGGGGGCGCCTATGTCGATGAAAGATGAAATGGCAAAAGACCAGGTAATCGGTGCTGTGATGGGTGGCATGAACCCACGGCACGTGCTCTCGTCAGGCTTGGCCGCTATGGCCGTAGACAGCAACGGGGTGCCTTTTAACGGTTCCTGGGTAGTGGGCAGCGGAAACCTTGCCGCTGATATGTACGCCAACGTAATGGCCGAATCAACCGGACGTTTGCTGGCCACGCGCCTTTGGGAAGCCACCGATGACACAGGCATGAAAGATATGCTAGCCTTCCTGATTGCCCGCGATACCATGCACCAGAACCAGTGGCTGGCTGTCCTCGAGGAACTTGGCGGCCTGAACGGTGTGCACCCGATTCCGAACTCCTTCCCGCAGACAGAGGAAAATCAGGAAAACAACTATAACTTCGTTTCTACCAGGGTGAACGATATGGACGGTACGGCTGAAAGAATGCGCAATGCCCGCTGGGGTAACGGAACATCCATGGACGGCAAGGGTACCTTTACGGTAACGCCTGCCATGCCGAAGGGTGATGTGCCGCAGCTGGCTCCCCCGGATCCGCGTGGCCATGCCCAGGTAGAGCAAATGACGGGCTCTGACGGTAGTTTGTTAGATAAAGCAAAGAATATTCTTTAA
- a CDS encoding sensor histidine kinase, which yields MAKADKPLESYFPNVVSKVKGFAIYMLDKDGVILTWNPGCELMKGYKAEEVIGQNYSMLFPSFLRDKHLPEKEIAIAKEKGRYETENWRRPKSGELFWAFVVLTKITDDSGKFVGYVKITQDQSEKKKLHDQLQSKIEDFKRMNADLNNFAYTASHDLKAPINNIEGLSLLLKSELENKVSDDGISKIVELMHQSALKFKVVITDMARAAQEESEHYTYQSFKDVVDDIKLLLSNDIKTAQAVFHEDYAEAPFVRYPTKHIRSILQNLITNAIKYKSPKRKPEISIKTSLTEGYTLLEVADNGMGIEEEDKKRIFSMYQRVDNDTVVEGTGVGLGLVAKLVEGNHGKIEVESKVGEGSKFKIFLR from the coding sequence ATGGCAAAGGCAGATAAACCTCTTGAGTCCTATTTTCCCAATGTAGTTTCCAAAGTCAAAGGCTTCGCTATCTACATGTTGGACAAGGATGGGGTAATTCTTACATGGAACCCTGGGTGTGAACTTATGAAAGGCTACAAAGCAGAAGAAGTAATCGGCCAAAATTACAGCATGCTTTTCCCCAGTTTCCTGAGAGATAAACATTTGCCTGAAAAGGAGATAGCAATAGCAAAAGAAAAAGGCCGGTATGAGACGGAGAACTGGAGAAGGCCCAAAAGCGGGGAGCTTTTCTGGGCGTTTGTGGTGCTGACTAAGATTACAGATGACAGCGGAAAGTTTGTAGGTTATGTGAAGATAACCCAGGACCAGTCTGAGAAAAAGAAGCTGCATGACCAGTTGCAGAGTAAGATAGAAGATTTCAAGAGGATGAATGCCGATCTCAACAACTTCGCTTATACTGCCTCGCACGACCTGAAGGCCCCCATCAACAACATAGAGGGACTCTCCCTGCTGCTGAAGAGTGAACTTGAAAACAAGGTAAGTGATGACGGGATCTCAAAGATCGTGGAGCTGATGCACCAATCCGCCCTGAAGTTCAAGGTCGTAATTACCGACATGGCCAGGGCCGCTCAAGAGGAGAGTGAGCATTACACCTACCAGTCCTTCAAGGATGTGGTAGATGATATTAAGCTCTTACTGAGCAATGATATTAAAACCGCCCAGGCTGTCTTCCATGAAGACTATGCCGAGGCCCCCTTTGTCAGGTATCCGACAAAGCATATCCGCAGTATTCTGCAGAACCTAATTACAAACGCCATCAAGTATAAGTCCCCAAAAAGAAAGCCTGAAATCAGCATCAAAACGTCTCTGACCGAAGGGTACACACTGCTGGAGGTGGCTGACAATGGCATGGGCATAGAAGAGGAAGATAAGAAACGGATTTTCTCAATGTACCAGAGAGTGGACAATGATACTGTAGTGGAAGGGACAGGAGTAGGCTTGGGGCTGGTTGCTAAACTAGTAGAGGGCAACCACGGGAAAATTGAAGTTGAAAGTAAGGTAGGGGAAGGAAGTAAATTCAAGATATTTCTCAGGTAA